From the genome of Thermaerobacter marianensis DSM 12885:
GAGCGGACGGATGGCACAACGCACTACCCTAGGCCACGCGGCCGACCCCAGGCCCCGACCGGCGCGGCGCGGGCTGCCGGACCCCGTTCCGGTCAGGCCGGGCGCCGGGTCTCACCGGCCCCGGCGCCCGCCGTCGCCTTCCTCATCGTCCTCGTCGTCCAGGTCGGCCTCGTCGCCATCCAGCTCCTCCAGATCCTCCAGGTCCTCGTCGTCCAGGTCCGCGTCATCCAGTTCCTCGTCGTCGTCCTCCTCGTCCCACTCGGCCTCTTCCCATTCCTCGTCGTCGGCACCCAGGACTTCGTCGGCGTACTCGTCATCCTCTTCTTCCGCCATCATGTCTTCCCAGGCTTCGGCCACGGCGTCCCACTCGTCGTCGTCTTCGATCTCCACCAGCACCGGCGTCCCGTCGTCCTCGTGCAGCAGGCGGAAGATGAAGGCCTCCTCCTCGTCGTCGGGGTCGGCGACGATGGCATACTTCCGGTCGTTCATCTCCACCAGGTCGATGACGACGAACTGCTGCTCCTCGCCGTTCTCGTCCCGGAAGGTGACGATCCGGCGCTCCTCCGGCAGGTCCATCACTGCCCCACCACCTTCCTCCACAGGCTCCTGGCTGAGAGATTCACCGCCGCGGGGCCGTCGCCTGCGCGCCTCGCCGGGAGATTCGCCGCCGCCGTCCCGTTGCCTGCGTTGGGACTGCAAGAACGCCTGCAGGATCACCGTCGCCGCCATGCGGTCGATGATCTGCTTCCTGCGGCGCCGCGACAGGTCCGCGGCGATCAGCACCCGCTCCGCCTCGACGGTCGACAGCCGCTCGTCCCATAGGGTGACCCTCGGCACGCCGGCCTCCCGCAAAGCGTCGGCAAACCGCTCGGCAGCCTCTGCCTCCGGACCGCGGGTCCCGTCCAGGCGCCGCGGCCAGCCGACCACTACGCCCCCGGCGCCGTGCCTTCTCACCAGGTCGGCCACCTGGGCCGCGTTCTCCGCGTCGGTGCGGCGCGGCAGGCTGCCCAGGGGCCGGGCCACGATCCCCTCGGGATCGCTGATCGCCACGCCGATCACGCGGGAGCCCAGGTCGAGGCCAAGCCAGCGCATGGACCACCCTCGCCCTCCCTGCCCTGGCCGCGGACGAACCGGCCCGGCCGGCCCG
Proteins encoded in this window:
- the ruvX gene encoding Holliday junction resolvase RuvX — protein: MRWLGLDLGSRVIGVAISDPEGIVARPLGSLPRRTDAENAAQVADLVRRHGAGGVVVGWPRRLDGTRGPEAEAAERFADALREAGVPRVTLWDERLSTVEAERVLIAADLSRRRRKQIIDRMAATVILQAFLQSQRRQRDGGGESPGEARRRRPRGGESLSQEPVEEGGGAVMDLPEERRIVTFRDENGEEQQFVVIDLVEMNDRKYAIVADPDDEEEAFIFRLLHEDDGTPVLVEIEDDDEWDAVAEAWEDMMAEEEDDEYADEVLGADDEEWEEAEWDEEDDDEELDDADLDDEDLEDLEELDGDEADLDDEDDEEGDGGRRGR